One window from the genome of Pedobacter schmidteae encodes:
- a CDS encoding L,D-transpeptidase family protein, with amino-acid sequence MKRVLLLLIPLCLTLNACNWFKETPEIGLKLAEHFDNKLYKQFDTAEYNVIFKRHFDSLKSDFSNPNTLKAYYLSKNDDPRLVTQYFATGALDTLKNYISRSELHGFNPKVFHYKRLKTLLEELSANKFKNIAEVYPVVADLELSAAESLVKYNNFLYYGSVNPRKLLSRYYVPVKRPDSASMLAVLGTTDLLKLLKDIQPASPKYLELQQAMLTQEQKGNPDEQALKTIKVNMERLRWKLPDLGEEYVEVNIPDFSLTWFNKEDTLSHMKVCVGGAREKDYAEKLKLFMKSGSLDDKPKNHETPILYSKLNSIQVNPVWNIPVSIARSEIYWQAVRDPYYLSNNNIRVYYKGKQVKDPDTIEWSKYPREKLPFEFKQGSGEGNALGKFKFIFDNGSSIYLHDTNNKSGFARSNRAISHGCVRVEKPLEFAEMLVRDKYQYDQLRMEVNLPPIDTTKIEVYKKKMAKKADTLNVFQLKPKWFGTKKPVPLIINYITAWPQNGIIEFRPDVYGLDETLYAAMKKFM; translated from the coding sequence TTGAAGAGAGTACTACTTTTACTAATTCCTTTATGTTTAACGCTCAATGCCTGTAACTGGTTTAAAGAAACTCCCGAAATAGGGCTGAAGTTGGCCGAGCATTTCGACAATAAACTTTATAAGCAATTTGATACGGCCGAATATAACGTCATTTTTAAAAGACACTTTGACTCGTTGAAAAGTGATTTTTCTAATCCCAATACACTCAAAGCCTATTACCTGAGTAAAAATGATGATCCCAGACTAGTGACTCAGTATTTTGCCACCGGTGCACTCGATACCCTTAAAAATTACATCAGCAGAAGCGAACTGCACGGTTTTAATCCGAAGGTATTCCACTATAAAAGGCTCAAAACCTTGCTGGAAGAATTATCTGCCAATAAGTTTAAGAACATTGCTGAGGTTTATCCGGTGGTGGCCGACCTGGAGCTGAGTGCTGCCGAGAGTTTGGTTAAATACAATAACTTCCTTTATTATGGTAGTGTAAACCCACGTAAGTTGCTCTCCAGATATTATGTGCCGGTAAAAAGACCCGATAGTGCAAGCATGCTGGCGGTACTGGGAACAACCGATTTGTTAAAGTTATTGAAAGATATTCAGCCTGCCTCGCCAAAGTACCTTGAGCTGCAACAGGCCATGCTGACACAGGAACAGAAAGGAAACCCTGATGAACAGGCCTTGAAAACCATAAAAGTGAATATGGAAAGATTGAGGTGGAAATTGCCCGATCTTGGGGAAGAATATGTTGAAGTCAATATTCCCGATTTCTCTTTAACCTGGTTTAACAAGGAAGATACTTTAAGTCATATGAAGGTTTGTGTTGGCGGTGCCCGCGAAAAGGATTATGCAGAAAAATTAAAACTGTTTATGAAGTCGGGCAGTTTGGATGATAAACCCAAAAACCACGAAACCCCTATTTTGTATAGTAAACTGAATTCGATACAAGTAAACCCGGTATGGAATATTCCGGTAAGCATTGCCCGCAGTGAGATTTACTGGCAGGCGGTTCGGGATCCTTATTATTTGTCCAACAACAACATCAGAGTTTATTATAAAGGGAAGCAGGTAAAAGATCCTGATACGATAGAGTGGAGTAAATATCCGAGAGAAAAGCTCCCTTTTGAGTTTAAACAAGGCTCGGGCGAGGGAAATGCATTGGGCAAATTTAAATTCATATTTGACAACGGATCCAGCATTTATTTGCACGATACCAATAATAAAAGTGGTTTTGCACGTAGTAACCGGGCCATTAGCCACGGTTGTGTACGGGTAGAAAAGCCACTGGAATTTGCCGAAATGCTGGTAAGGGACAAGTATCAGTACGATCAGCTGAGGATGGAAGTGAACCTGCCACCAATTGATACGACCAAAATTGAAGTTTACAAGAAAAAGATGGCCAAAAAGGCCGATACTTTGAATGTCTTTCAGCTGAAACCAAAATGGTTTGGTACCAAAAAGCCTGTGCCCTTGATTATCAATTATATTACGGCATGGCCACAAAACGGTATTATTGAATTCAGACCGGATGTTTATGGCTTAGATGAAACTTTGTATGCAGCGATGAAGAAATTCATGTAA
- a CDS encoding family 16 glycosylhydrolase codes for MRLVFRLLALAGLSFAGMVQESVAQTPQGYRLIWSDEFNYKGLPDSTKWGYDVGGNGWGNDELQFYTAKDLSNASVSNGVLKITARKQVKENCQYTSARLITKDKAEFTYGKIEIRAKLPAGRGTWPAIWMLGKNIDTATWPACGEIDIMEHVGFNKDSIFSTIHTTSYNHIMGTQKTKGTYISKPYTQFHTYGLEWTPEEMVFLLDGKAWYRIRNEHLSTREWPFDSPQFLILNIAVGGGWGGQKGIAENVFPAKMEVDYVRVFQKIKK; via the coding sequence ATGCGTTTAGTATTCCGTTTATTAGCCCTGGCCGGTTTAAGTTTTGCAGGCATGGTACAGGAAAGCGTTGCCCAGACGCCTCAAGGTTACAGACTGATCTGGAGTGATGAATTTAATTATAAGGGGTTGCCAGACAGTACTAAATGGGGTTACGATGTAGGTGGCAATGGCTGGGGCAATGATGAACTACAGTTTTATACTGCAAAAGATTTGTCAAATGCCAGTGTAAGCAATGGTGTTTTAAAAATTACTGCCAGAAAGCAGGTTAAAGAGAATTGTCAATATACCTCAGCAAGGTTGATTACTAAAGATAAAGCCGAATTTACCTATGGCAAAATTGAGATCAGGGCTAAACTCCCGGCAGGCCGTGGCACATGGCCTGCCATTTGGATGCTGGGAAAAAACATTGATACGGCAACCTGGCCGGCATGTGGTGAAATTGACATCATGGAACATGTAGGCTTTAACAAAGACAGTATCTTTAGCACCATTCATACCACATCGTACAACCACATTATGGGGACGCAAAAAACCAAGGGTACTTATATCAGCAAACCCTATACACAGTTTCATACCTATGGACTGGAATGGACACCTGAAGAAATGGTGTTTTTGTTAGATGGAAAGGCCTGGTATAGGATTAGGAACGAACATCTTTCGACAAGAGAATGGCCGTTTGACAGTCCGCAGTTTTTAATATTGAATATCGCCGTTGGCGGTGGCTGGGGCGGACAAAAAGGCATTGCCGAAAATGTTTTCCCGGCGAAGATGGAAGTAGATTATGTAAGGGTTTTTCAAAAAATCAAAAAATAA
- a CDS encoding SusD/RagB family nutrient-binding outer membrane lipoprotein: MNRLTYILLTMVMLTALSSCSKFDSFNTNPDAPSTVTPGMLATGVLRGAFRFWNPNPADFTTLNLWLHHIANADGTPNPSQYFYSYGPSVGFGAFQNLTNLKRMVELAKGNPGEPSYQGLALFMKAYYGFTTSVVLGDIPYSEAGKAEEGITKPKYDKQADVFAAVLADLQAAEALFAAGKNFDGDMIHNGEALKWRKLCNALQLKVLQTMSKKITTAQKSRFAEIVAAGNLMTGNTDNFKLTYTTGDGAGHPFWSGETRRNYVVVSELTINSLKMFNDRRLFYFADPAPYLMTAAGGSKAENDPAAYQGVLTSLNAGTIAINTQAGKYSYVNLRYTKDKIGDPMLIFSYSEQCFIIAEAIEEGWVPGGAAAAKTYYENGVKEILKYYMGLPITANHGMPITQSYIDNYFTGAAAYQLAGTKTDRLRQIWTQRWLLDFFQGNSFNNYPQILRTGYPVLPLDPATNMNPDDKTLYPKRWKYDVGEQVTNPVNYKQAIDSQYGGYDGINGIPWYLQP, encoded by the coding sequence ATGAACAGATTAACTTATATACTGCTTACAATGGTTATGTTGACCGCTTTAAGCTCCTGTAGTAAATTCGATTCCTTCAATACAAATCCTGATGCCCCATCTACCGTTACTCCTGGTATGCTGGCCACAGGGGTGCTGAGAGGCGCCTTCAGGTTCTGGAATCCTAATCCGGCTGATTTCACTACTTTAAATTTATGGTTGCACCATATTGCCAATGCCGATGGAACGCCAAATCCTTCCCAATACTTTTATTCTTACGGACCTTCTGTTGGTTTTGGGGCATTTCAGAACCTAACCAACCTGAAACGTATGGTAGAACTTGCCAAAGGAAACCCAGGCGAACCATCTTATCAGGGATTGGCCTTGTTTATGAAAGCTTATTATGGCTTTACCACATCGGTAGTGCTGGGCGATATTCCTTATTCAGAAGCCGGAAAGGCAGAGGAAGGCATCACCAAGCCGAAGTACGACAAGCAGGCCGATGTTTTTGCAGCGGTACTGGCAGATTTGCAGGCTGCAGAAGCTCTTTTTGCCGCCGGAAAAAATTTCGATGGCGATATGATTCATAATGGTGAAGCCCTGAAATGGAGAAAGCTCTGCAATGCCTTGCAGTTAAAAGTTTTACAGACCATGAGTAAAAAAATTACCACAGCACAAAAAAGTCGCTTTGCAGAGATCGTGGCCGCAGGTAACCTGATGACGGGTAATACAGATAACTTCAAACTTACCTATACCACCGGTGATGGTGCCGGCCATCCTTTTTGGTCTGGAGAAACGCGAAGAAATTATGTAGTTGTATCTGAACTGACCATTAACAGCTTAAAGATGTTTAATGACCGTCGGTTATTTTATTTTGCCGATCCCGCACCTTATTTAATGACAGCGGCAGGTGGCTCCAAAGCAGAAAATGATCCGGCAGCTTACCAGGGAGTCCTTACTTCGTTAAATGCAGGCACCATAGCCATCAACACTCAGGCCGGGAAATATTCATACGTTAACCTGCGTTATACAAAGGACAAGATAGGCGATCCTATGTTGATATTCTCTTATTCCGAGCAATGTTTCATTATTGCCGAAGCCATTGAAGAAGGCTGGGTACCCGGAGGTGCTGCTGCGGCGAAAACATATTACGAAAACGGGGTAAAGGAAATCCTGAAATATTATATGGGCCTTCCAATTACGGCAAACCATGGCATGCCTATTACCCAATCCTATATCGATAATTATTTTACCGGTGCGGCAGCTTACCAGCTTGCAGGAACGAAGACTGATCGCCTCCGTCAGATCTGGACGCAAAGATGGCTCCTTGATTTCTTCCAGGGCAATAGTTTTAACAACTACCCTCAGATTTTGCGCACAGGCTATCCGGTGTTACCACTTGATCCGGCAACGAACATGAACCCCGATGACAAAACACTTTATCCTAAACGCTGGAAATATGATGTGGGCGAGCAGGTAACCAACCCGGTAAATTACAAACAGGCTATTGATAGTCAATATGGCGGATATGATGGAATTAATGGAATCCCATGGTATTTGCAGCCATAA
- a CDS encoding SusC/RagA family TonB-linked outer membrane protein: MKRKFTSIFLMLFCCCSIYVRAQQIKISGKVVTSDGIALPGVSIKIKGSNIGTQSSPEGQYNLTAPGKESILIFSYIGYVTREIEAAQVDKIMVLTESAVQMQDVVVTALGIKRQERALGYSVQKVSGGNLQKVSGVDLATSLTGKVAGLLVKNSSDFAAAPVLSIRGETPLLVIDGVAYANKTLSDMSSEDIESISVLKGATASALYGFRGANGAILVTTKNGSGNNSGLEINLTSNTMFSAGYLAIPEVQALYGRGGTNTYDKNSDEVWGGKMDGSIQSQWDPALKGYRDYAYLPVGKDNFRNFLEKGYITNNNFNIAYKEGKAALRSSLNWTQNKGRYPNSTLEKYTYAFGGDINLDKLKLSSNLSYTRRQSPNIGTTGYTSYDPMYTLLIWTGTDYNILDYKDNYWIKKGETQNFSYQANYNNPYFDRYEKTNEISRDIFNADISASYDLADWLKASVRSGLDFYTDRGDLRVSQGSYVQTGNTPIPGNLYTWIGAFTGGYATGRTSGMSMNNDLLLTGDRTVDKFKIEYLAGATIFYKKDNNINANTTGGISVPGFFSLKASVNPANIGTSTNTQQVNSLYGRIGLSWNSMAFIEATGRNDWSSTLAKDNRSYFYPSVAASFVVSELMPNTKNWLDLLKIRGSWTISKTPAAIYAINSDYSLATGVWGPSFNSASAPGSLYATNIRPQSAATFETGLMATGFKNRLTVDVSYYNKRMYDFLKYAPVSPATGYSSNYINIQEEISRRGWEIILNGAAVKTRDWGLDIGMNWSTYASYYTKLDPTYSDVKPWVKVGERSDPFISRDFVKAPDGNLIFSSNGRLQYSQYDSRFGYQDPNFVWGVNSTIRYKNFSLYFALDGVVGGLMNTRTESYMWQSGVHPNSVTDERAKDVATPGSRNFLGQGVKVVSGTATYDAFGNITSDTRVFAPNDVYTTYKQYVTDLHNSSAWGGNGSPADTYSKTFFKLRELSLSYAVPTRLLHGIAKAASISLIGQNMLLWAKDFKYSDPDGGGEDFSDPAVRYIGANLKLTF; the protein is encoded by the coding sequence ATGAAAAGAAAATTTACTTCAATCTTTTTGATGTTATTTTGTTGCTGCTCAATTTACGTGAGGGCACAGCAGATTAAAATATCAGGAAAAGTTGTTACCAGCGACGGGATAGCCTTACCTGGTGTAAGCATTAAAATTAAAGGCAGCAATATAGGTACACAATCCAGCCCCGAAGGGCAATACAACCTAACTGCTCCCGGCAAAGAAAGCATTCTGATTTTCTCTTATATCGGCTATGTAACCAGAGAAATTGAAGCTGCTCAGGTCGATAAAATAATGGTTTTGACCGAATCAGCAGTTCAGATGCAGGATGTTGTAGTTACTGCCCTTGGCATCAAACGTCAGGAACGCGCGCTGGGCTACTCCGTTCAAAAAGTATCAGGTGGAAACTTGCAGAAAGTGTCTGGTGTTGACTTAGCCACATCCCTTACCGGAAAAGTAGCCGGCCTTTTGGTTAAAAACTCATCGGATTTTGCAGCAGCTCCCGTACTCAGTATCCGTGGCGAAACCCCTTTGCTAGTTATTGACGGGGTAGCCTATGCCAATAAGACCCTCAGTGATATGTCATCAGAAGACATAGAATCCATTAGTGTATTAAAAGGTGCAACCGCATCAGCACTTTATGGCTTTCGCGGTGCAAATGGTGCGATCCTGGTAACCACCAAAAACGGCAGCGGCAACAATTCAGGCCTGGAAATAAACCTCACCAGCAATACCATGTTCAGTGCCGGATATCTGGCCATCCCCGAAGTTCAGGCCCTTTATGGTCGTGGTGGTACCAATACCTACGACAAAAACTCAGACGAGGTATGGGGCGGAAAGATGGACGGTTCCATTCAAAGTCAATGGGACCCTGCCTTAAAGGGCTATAGAGACTATGCCTACCTCCCTGTAGGTAAAGACAATTTTAGAAATTTTTTGGAAAAAGGTTACATCACAAACAACAACTTCAATATCGCCTACAAAGAAGGAAAAGCCGCACTTAGAAGCTCGCTGAACTGGACACAAAACAAAGGCCGATATCCTAATTCAACATTAGAAAAATATACCTATGCGTTTGGAGGCGACATCAATTTAGATAAACTTAAACTAAGCTCGAACTTATCTTATACCCGCCGCCAATCACCCAATATCGGAACCACCGGTTATACCTCTTACGACCCTATGTATACCTTACTCATCTGGACCGGTACCGATTATAATATATTGGATTACAAAGATAACTACTGGATTAAGAAAGGGGAGACCCAGAACTTCAGCTATCAGGCGAACTACAACAACCCGTACTTTGACAGATATGAAAAAACAAATGAGATTTCACGCGATATTTTTAACGCGGATATCTCTGCCAGCTACGATTTAGCGGATTGGTTAAAGGCAAGTGTTCGTTCAGGACTCGATTTTTATACCGACCGCGGAGACCTGAGGGTGTCCCAGGGTTCTTATGTTCAAACGGGCAACACCCCAATTCCCGGTAACCTGTATACATGGATTGGAGCCTTTACGGGAGGATATGCAACAGGCCGGACTTCGGGCATGAGTATGAATAACGATTTGCTCCTGACCGGCGACCGTACTGTTGATAAATTTAAAATCGAATACCTGGCAGGTGCAACCATTTTTTACAAAAAAGACAATAACATAAATGCCAACACAACAGGCGGTATCTCTGTTCCCGGCTTCTTCTCGCTAAAAGCATCGGTAAACCCGGCCAATATTGGAACTTCTACCAACACACAGCAGGTAAACTCGCTGTATGGCCGTATTGGGCTATCATGGAATAGTATGGCGTTTATAGAAGCAACAGGCCGTAACGACTGGAGTTCGACCTTAGCCAAAGACAACCGATCCTACTTCTACCCCTCGGTGGCTGCCAGTTTTGTAGTTTCCGAACTGATGCCAAATACCAAAAACTGGCTTGACCTGTTAAAGATCAGAGGGTCCTGGACCATCTCTAAAACCCCCGCAGCAATTTATGCCATCAATAGCGACTATTCGCTTGCTACGGGTGTATGGGGCCCCTCATTTAATTCTGCCTCTGCTCCGGGTTCCCTGTATGCTACAAACATACGTCCTCAAAGTGCCGCTACCTTCGAAACGGGTTTGATGGCAACGGGATTCAAAAACCGGCTGACAGTTGATGTATCCTATTATAATAAACGGATGTATGACTTTTTAAAATATGCACCGGTATCGCCAGCTACCGGTTACAGTAGTAATTACATCAATATTCAGGAAGAAATATCACGTCGCGGATGGGAAATTATCCTGAATGGCGCTGCTGTAAAAACCAGGGATTGGGGACTGGACATCGGTATGAACTGGAGTACTTATGCCAGTTATTATACCAAACTGGATCCGACATATTCCGATGTAAAACCATGGGTAAAAGTAGGTGAACGTTCCGATCCTTTTATCAGCCGGGATTTTGTAAAAGCCCCTGATGGTAACCTGATATTCAGCAGCAACGGCCGCCTGCAGTACAGTCAATATGACTCCAGATTTGGCTATCAGGATCCAAACTTCGTATGGGGCGTAAATTCGACCATTCGTTATAAAAACTTTAGCCTCTATTTTGCGCTGGATGGTGTTGTTGGTGGGTTAATGAATACCAGAACAGAAAGCTACATGTGGCAATCGGGTGTCCATCCAAACTCGGTTACCGATGAAAGGGCTAAAGATGTGGCAACACCTGGTTCCAGAAACTTCCTTGGTCAGGGTGTAAAAGTTGTTTCGGGTACAGCCACCTATGATGCATTTGGAAATATAACCAGTGATACCCGGGTTTTTGCACCCAATGATGTTTATACCACTTACAAACAGTATGTAACAGATTTGCACAATAGCAGTGCATGGGGCGGTAATGGAAGTCCTGCCGATACTTATTCCAAGACGTTTTTTAAGCTGCGTGAGCTATCGCTTAGCTATGCCGTTCCAACCAGGCTTTTACATGGGATTGCAAAGGCGGCCTCCATCAGCCTTATCGGACAAAACATGCTCTTATGGGCAAAAGACTTCAAGTATTCTGATCCCGACGGAGGTGGCGAAGATTTCTCTGACCCTGCTGTAAGGTACATTGGAGCAAACCTCAAATTAACATTTTAA
- a CDS encoding two-component regulator propeller domain-containing protein, with amino-acid sequence MKYFLLILNIFFLSIRAPAQIGIPEINNYSSLTYKGGSQNWDIGQDKNGTMYFANNDGLLSYNGRYWDLYQLPNKTIIRSLLLDKDGRIYVGAQDELGYFFPDENGRLKYHSLLQLIPSAHRKFADVWNIVIDKNDVYFRSNSKILQYDHRRIRIYDKPRVETQWTILQAANGQVFAQDNFAALYQIKNGMLKMISSQAELKSSPITAIVNYQADTVLIGTLKNGLYLLSGSNLIQMKTAADAFFVKNRINKVLKLKDGTFLVATASGGCVIINKNGALLQHFDNTDGLQDSQVRSIFQDDSGSLWLGLDDGIDFIACNSALKYIRPDRRKQTSGYATQILNHQLFIGTSDRLYSAPLAPALTDFSYAKSTFKEIQHIQGQIWNLDAINNKLLVGHEEGTYVLEGDIPVPLFQALGTWTFVPLSANKTATEIVAGTYTGLHLMRYDKQKFSNAGKIKGGNESLRFVLYDPESNTIWASHPYRGVYRFKLSADHKKIEKLWLFNEKNGFPSPLDNFVVKLKGKIVVATKNGIYEFDENRQYFSPSKTLGPILGKVNFQYLKEDPDGNIWFVTNKKIGVVDFHRKQGNRPYAIVYFPELTAKMVVKFENIYPYDKQNIFVASTSGIIHINYLKYLKNIKPLKVHLTQVKISGNTDSIIFGGYFVKNGKITDVQYAKDKVSLPYAHNSLHFEYASTLFEQRDNIEFSYQLYGFDKEWSLWGSKCEKDYTNLPQGEYTFKVKVRNNLGNELLAAPYTFVIRPPWYQTPWFYFLYFLLFCFGIYLLIQWQKRKYRKEQHFLNTVHQLELEQNEKIIVNLRNEKLETKVHFQNKELASTTMHLMQRGKLLATIKDELLLIKKEDTEGVYREELRKVLRLIHDSEKSDADWDQFAERFDHVNSNFLKILKEKVPSLTPTDLKLCAYLKMNLSSKEIAQLMSITIRGVEVNRYRLRKKLNVSSETNLFDHLIALTRV; translated from the coding sequence ATGAAATATTTTTTATTGATTTTAAATATCTTTTTTTTGAGTATTCGCGCTCCTGCTCAAATAGGCATTCCTGAAATCAATAATTACTCGAGCCTTACTTATAAAGGAGGAAGTCAGAACTGGGATATAGGACAGGACAAGAACGGGACCATGTATTTTGCCAACAACGATGGTCTGCTGAGCTACAATGGCAGGTACTGGGACTTATATCAGCTCCCCAACAAAACAATCATAAGGTCTTTGCTGCTGGATAAGGATGGCAGAATTTATGTTGGCGCCCAGGATGAACTTGGGTATTTTTTTCCGGATGAAAACGGACGCCTGAAATATCATTCCCTTTTACAGTTAATCCCTTCGGCACACAGAAAATTTGCCGATGTATGGAACATCGTCATCGACAAAAATGACGTTTACTTTCGTTCCAATTCCAAGATTTTGCAGTATGACCACAGGCGAATCAGGATTTATGACAAGCCCAGGGTTGAAACCCAGTGGACAATTCTGCAAGCGGCCAACGGTCAGGTCTTTGCACAGGATAATTTTGCTGCGCTGTATCAGATCAAAAATGGTATGCTAAAGATGATTTCGTCACAAGCTGAGCTTAAAAGTTCTCCCATTACAGCTATCGTTAATTATCAGGCCGATACGGTACTGATCGGCACGCTGAAAAATGGCTTGTATTTGCTAAGCGGTTCCAATTTAATACAAATGAAGACAGCTGCCGATGCCTTCTTCGTTAAAAACCGGATCAACAAAGTATTAAAACTAAAAGACGGTACATTTTTAGTGGCCACGGCTTCGGGAGGCTGCGTAATCATCAATAAGAATGGCGCTTTGCTACAACATTTCGACAATACGGATGGCCTTCAGGATAGCCAGGTCAGAAGTATTTTTCAGGATGATAGCGGAAGTTTATGGCTCGGCCTTGACGATGGAATAGATTTTATTGCCTGCAATAGTGCCTTAAAATATATCCGGCCCGATAGGCGCAAACAGACCAGTGGCTACGCTACCCAGATATTAAATCATCAGCTTTTTATAGGTACTTCTGATCGTTTGTATTCGGCACCTTTGGCCCCTGCATTAACCGATTTCAGCTATGCCAAAAGCACTTTTAAAGAAATTCAGCATATTCAGGGGCAGATCTGGAACCTCGATGCCATCAACAATAAGCTGCTTGTAGGACATGAAGAAGGAACCTATGTTCTGGAAGGCGACATTCCTGTCCCTTTATTTCAGGCACTCGGCACCTGGACATTTGTACCGCTTTCTGCAAATAAAACAGCCACAGAAATTGTAGCAGGAACGTATACCGGACTTCACCTGATGAGGTACGACAAGCAAAAGTTTAGCAATGCTGGCAAGATAAAAGGGGGAAATGAGTCGCTCAGGTTTGTGCTTTATGATCCGGAGTCCAATACCATCTGGGCTTCGCACCCGTATCGTGGGGTGTATCGGTTTAAGCTTAGTGCCGATCATAAAAAAATCGAAAAGCTCTGGCTGTTTAATGAAAAAAATGGCTTTCCTTCGCCACTCGATAACTTTGTGGTAAAACTTAAAGGAAAAATTGTTGTTGCCACAAAAAATGGTATTTATGAATTCGACGAAAACAGGCAATATTTTTCTCCTTCAAAAACGCTGGGTCCCATTTTAGGAAAGGTTAATTTCCAGTATCTTAAGGAAGACCCGGATGGCAACATCTGGTTCGTTACCAACAAAAAAATTGGTGTGGTTGATTTTCACAGAAAACAGGGCAATAGGCCTTATGCTATAGTCTATTTCCCTGAGCTGACCGCCAAGATGGTGGTCAAATTTGAAAATATCTATCCCTACGACAAGCAAAATATCTTTGTAGCCTCAACCAGCGGTATTATTCATATCAATTACCTCAAATACCTTAAAAATATAAAGCCTTTAAAAGTTCACTTAACGCAGGTAAAAATTTCGGGTAATACGGACAGTATTATTTTTGGAGGCTATTTTGTAAAAAACGGGAAAATAACCGATGTTCAGTATGCAAAGGATAAGGTTAGTCTGCCTTATGCGCACAATTCCCTCCACTTTGAGTATGCTTCAACACTTTTTGAACAGCGCGATAACATCGAATTTAGCTATCAGCTGTATGGCTTTGATAAAGAGTGGTCTTTATGGGGATCAAAATGTGAAAAGGATTATACAAACCTCCCTCAGGGTGAGTACACCTTTAAGGTAAAAGTCAGGAATAACCTTGGCAACGAGTTGCTGGCTGCACCCTATACTTTTGTAATCCGCCCGCCCTGGTATCAAACCCCCTGGTTTTATTTTCTCTACTTTCTCTTATTTTGTTTTGGTATTTACCTGCTCATTCAATGGCAAAAACGAAAATATCGAAAAGAGCAACACTTTTTAAATACGGTTCATCAATTGGAGCTGGAGCAGAATGAAAAGATAATCGTCAACCTCAGAAACGAAAAGTTGGAGACTAAAGTTCATTTCCAGAATAAAGAGCTGGCCAGTACCACCATGCACCTGATGCAAAGGGGTAAACTATTGGCCACCATCAAAGATGAACTGTTGCTGATCAAAAAAGAGGATACCGAGGGAGTTTATCGTGAAGAGCTGAGGAAGGTGCTTCGGCTTATCCATGATTCTGAAAAATCTGATGCCGATTGGGACCAGTTTGCAGAACGTTTTGACCATGTAAATTCCAATTTCCTTAAAATACTAAAAGAAAAGGTGCCCAGTCTGACCCCAACTGATTTAAAGCTTTGTGCTTATCTTAAAATGAACCTTAGCTCAAAAGAGATTGCCCAACTGATGAGCATCACGATACGGGGTGTAGAAGTAAACCGGTACCGGTTAAGGAAGAAACTAAATGTTTCATCGGAAACCAACTTATTTGATCATCTGATAGCTCTTACCCGCGTGTGA